A window from Hoeflea sp. IMCC20628 encodes these proteins:
- a CDS encoding cobalt-precorrin-5B (C(1))-methyltransferase produces the protein MDADETEIRLEKPSTALRRGWTTGACATAATKAALTALLSGDFPDPVEITLPKGETPCFPLAREILTEDHAMAGIIKDAGDDPDVTHGALVIASVRRLPTGDGIVFRAGDGVGMVTKAGLPIPVGEPAINPVPRQMMIQVVTALCAEHGVSPDVEIEIAIGNGAELALQTWNPRLGIVGGLSVLGTTGVVHPFSCSSWIHSIHRGIDVARAEGYAHVLGATGSTSEKTAQDFYKLPDIACLDMGDFAGGLLKYLRAHPVPRLTIAGGFAKLTKLGQGALDLHSGRSQVDMVWLADHALQLGAHVDLKQRILSANTAMEVLELTREQGVDLPAAIAVAARSIALETLRGAPVEVDVMVMDRAGKLLAHAR, from the coding sequence ATGGACGCTGACGAAACCGAAATCCGGCTGGAAAAACCGTCCACGGCACTGCGCCGCGGCTGGACCACCGGTGCGTGTGCAACGGCTGCAACCAAGGCGGCGCTGACCGCACTGCTGTCCGGCGACTTCCCCGATCCGGTTGAAATCACCCTGCCAAAGGGCGAGACTCCGTGTTTTCCGCTGGCCCGCGAAATCCTCACCGAAGATCACGCCATGGCCGGAATCATCAAGGATGCCGGCGACGATCCTGACGTCACCCATGGCGCACTGGTGATTGCCAGTGTGCGGCGCTTGCCCACGGGTGACGGCATCGTCTTCAGGGCCGGTGACGGCGTCGGCATGGTGACCAAGGCAGGCCTGCCGATACCGGTCGGTGAACCGGCAATCAATCCGGTGCCGCGCCAGATGATGATCCAGGTGGTCACGGCGCTTTGTGCGGAGCACGGTGTTTCGCCGGATGTCGAAATCGAGATCGCCATCGGCAACGGCGCCGAGCTGGCCCTGCAAACCTGGAACCCGCGGCTGGGCATTGTCGGCGGGCTGTCGGTGCTCGGCACCACCGGCGTGGTGCATCCGTTCTCCTGTTCGTCCTGGATTCATTCGATCCACCGCGGCATCGATGTCGCCCGTGCCGAGGGCTATGCCCATGTGCTCGGCGCCACCGGCTCGACATCGGAAAAAACCGCGCAGGATTTTTACAAGCTGCCCGATATCGCCTGTCTCGACATGGGTGACTTTGCCGGCGGCTTGCTCAAATATCTCCGCGCCCATCCGGTGCCGCGCCTGACGATTGCCGGCGGCTTTGCCAAGCTGACCAAGCTCGGCCAGGGGGCGCTGGATCTGCATTCCGGCCGCAGCCAGGTCGACATGGTCTGGCTGGCCGATCACGCTTTGCAGCTCGGAGCTCATGTGGATTTGAAGCAGCGGATTCTATCTGCCAACACGGCGATGGAAGTGCTTGAATTGACTCGGGAACAGGGAGTTGATCTGCCCGCGGCAATTGCGGTTGCAGCGCGCAGTATAGCGCTTGAAACCTTGCGCGGCGCGCCTGTCGAGGTTGACGTCATGGTGATGGATCGCGCCGGCAAGCTGCTCGCCCATGCCCGATAA